One stretch of Nycticebus coucang isolate mNycCou1 chromosome 7, mNycCou1.pri, whole genome shotgun sequence DNA includes these proteins:
- the DHRS9 gene encoding dehydrogenase/reductase SDR family member 9 isoform X1, protein MWIPLQSGIPSSFTARDRSVLSHIGKKKMLFWVLALLILCGFLWTYKGQLKITDVTDKYVFITGCDTGFGNLAARTFDKKGFRVIAACLTEAGSTALKAETSERLHTVLLDITDAEKVKRTAQWVKDQVGEKGLWGLINNAGVLGVLAPTDWLTVEDYREPIEVNLFGLISVTLNMLPLVKKARGRVINVSSIGGRLAFAGGGYTPSKYAVEGFNDSLRRDMKAFGVHVSCIEPGLFKTELSDPVKTTEKKLAIWKHLSPDIKQQYGEDYIEKSLDKLKGTTSFVNMDLSLVVECMDHALTSVFPKTRYAAGKDAKTFWIPLSHMPAVLQDFLLLKQKVELANPKAV, encoded by the exons GATACCATCTTCTTTTACTGCACGAGATAGGAGTGTCCTGTcacatataggaaaaaaaaaaatgctcttttgGGTGTTAGCCCTCCTAATCCTCTGTGGTTTTCTGTGGACTTATAAAGGACAACTAAAGATTACAGACGTCACTGATAAATACGTCTTTATCACTGGGTGTGACACTGGCTTTGGAAACTTGGCAGCCAGGACTTTTGATAAAAAAGGATTTCGTGTGATAGCTGCCTGTCTGACCGAAGCCGGATCAACAGCTTTAAAGGCAGAAACCTCAGAGAGACTCCACACAGTGCTTCTGGATATAACCGATGCAGAGAAGGTCAAGAGGACCGCCCAGTGGGTGAAGGACCAAGTTGGGGAAAAAG GTCTCTGGGGGCTGATCAATAATGCTGGTGTTCTTGGGGTGCTAGCGCCCACCGACTGGCTGACAGTGGAGGACTACAGAGAACCTATTGAAGTGAACCTGTTTGGACTCATCAGTGTGACATTAAATATGCTTCCCTTGGTCAAAAAAGCTCGAGGGAGGGTTATCAATGTCTCCAGTATTGGGGGTCGGCTTGCATTTGCTGGAGGAGGCTATACCCCATCCAAATATGCAGTGGAAGGCTTCAATGACAGCTTAAG ACGGGACATGAAAGCTTTTGGTGTGCACGTCTCATGCATCGAACCAGGATTGTTCAAAACAGAATTGTCAGATCCAGTaaagacaactgaaaaaaaaCTCGCCATTTGGAAGCATCTGTCTCCAGACATTAAACAGCAATATGGAGAAGATTACATTGAAAAAA gTCTAGACAAACTGAAAGGCACTACATCCTTTGTGAACATGGACCTCTCTCTGGTGGTAGAGTGCATGGACCATGCTCTGACAAGTGTCTTCCCTAAGACTCGTTATGCTGCTGGAAAAGATGCCAAGACTTTCTGGATACCTCTGTCTCACATGCCAGCAGTTTTGCaagactttttattgttgaaaCAGAAAGTCGAGCTGGCTAATCCGAAGGCAGTGTGA
- the DHRS9 gene encoding dehydrogenase/reductase SDR family member 9 isoform X2, whose protein sequence is MLFWVLALLILCGFLWTYKGQLKITDVTDKYVFITGCDTGFGNLAARTFDKKGFRVIAACLTEAGSTALKAETSERLHTVLLDITDAEKVKRTAQWVKDQVGEKGLWGLINNAGVLGVLAPTDWLTVEDYREPIEVNLFGLISVTLNMLPLVKKARGRVINVSSIGGRLAFAGGGYTPSKYAVEGFNDSLRRDMKAFGVHVSCIEPGLFKTELSDPVKTTEKKLAIWKHLSPDIKQQYGEDYIEKSLDKLKGTTSFVNMDLSLVVECMDHALTSVFPKTRYAAGKDAKTFWIPLSHMPAVLQDFLLLKQKVELANPKAV, encoded by the exons atgctcttttgGGTGTTAGCCCTCCTAATCCTCTGTGGTTTTCTGTGGACTTATAAAGGACAACTAAAGATTACAGACGTCACTGATAAATACGTCTTTATCACTGGGTGTGACACTGGCTTTGGAAACTTGGCAGCCAGGACTTTTGATAAAAAAGGATTTCGTGTGATAGCTGCCTGTCTGACCGAAGCCGGATCAACAGCTTTAAAGGCAGAAACCTCAGAGAGACTCCACACAGTGCTTCTGGATATAACCGATGCAGAGAAGGTCAAGAGGACCGCCCAGTGGGTGAAGGACCAAGTTGGGGAAAAAG GTCTCTGGGGGCTGATCAATAATGCTGGTGTTCTTGGGGTGCTAGCGCCCACCGACTGGCTGACAGTGGAGGACTACAGAGAACCTATTGAAGTGAACCTGTTTGGACTCATCAGTGTGACATTAAATATGCTTCCCTTGGTCAAAAAAGCTCGAGGGAGGGTTATCAATGTCTCCAGTATTGGGGGTCGGCTTGCATTTGCTGGAGGAGGCTATACCCCATCCAAATATGCAGTGGAAGGCTTCAATGACAGCTTAAG ACGGGACATGAAAGCTTTTGGTGTGCACGTCTCATGCATCGAACCAGGATTGTTCAAAACAGAATTGTCAGATCCAGTaaagacaactgaaaaaaaaCTCGCCATTTGGAAGCATCTGTCTCCAGACATTAAACAGCAATATGGAGAAGATTACATTGAAAAAA gTCTAGACAAACTGAAAGGCACTACATCCTTTGTGAACATGGACCTCTCTCTGGTGGTAGAGTGCATGGACCATGCTCTGACAAGTGTCTTCCCTAAGACTCGTTATGCTGCTGGAAAAGATGCCAAGACTTTCTGGATACCTCTGTCTCACATGCCAGCAGTTTTGCaagactttttattgttgaaaCAGAAAGTCGAGCTGGCTAATCCGAAGGCAGTGTGA